The Oscillospiraceae bacterium genome contains the following window.
GTGTAGCTGCGGCAAGAGTAGTAGGCAATATCGCGGGCGGTTTTGCGCCGCATGGCCTTTTTGCAATCCGCGCAACGGACAAAGCCGGACATGAGATAGACTTCCTGTTTGCCGGGGGCTGTCCTTGTGTCGCGCTTATGTAGGGCTTGCGCTTTCTCGAATGTTTCCCTGTCAATAATCGCTTCGTGTGTGTTGGGGACGACAAACCATTCTTCTTCGGGGACGTTGATCTGCTTGTGTACTTTGTAGCTTATTACGCGATTACGGCCTTGCACCATTACGCCCGTATAAACTTCATTTTGCAATATCCTTACAATCGTGCTGGCAGACCACAAACCATCGTTTTTGTCGGAATTAGGGTTGTTATACTTAAAGCCTTTTTTCTTCTTATAGGCTTCGGGGTTCGGCTCTCCCATTTGGTTAAGCCGCTTTGCAATCCCCATTTTACTGTACCCCTCATTGACAAACCAATGGTAAATGCTTTTGACAACCTCCGCTGCTTCTTCATCTACAATCAAGCTGTTTTTGTCGTTTGGGTCTTTCTTGTAGCCGTAAGGGGCAAACGCGCCTATGAACTCGCCGCGCTCCCGTTTCATCTTGAATGTTTTGCGGATTTCTTCGGAAGTGGTCGCGGCAAACTGCTCGTTGAACATTCCCCTAATAGGTACTTCAAGGCCGCTTGCAGAATGGGGATTTGCGTAAGTGTCAATAAATGGTGTGCCTGTGCAAATAAACCTTGCACCGTTAATGGGTATGAACTCCTCTAAAAACTTTTGCTGGTCGGCAAGGTTGCGGAAACCGCGTGCAAGGGATTTGATAATCATGCAGTTTACTTCTTTTCGGACAATGCAGCCCTCAAGCCGTTTGAAGTTTGGTCGCGCTGTGTCGGTGCCTGTCAATCCGTCGTCGGCAAACACGTCTACAATCACATAGGTTCCCGGCTCAAAATAGCTGTCTACAAAGTCGCGGAGTATCTTTTCTTGGTTGATAACACTCTCGCTTTCGTCCTCGTTGTCGTCCTCTCTGGATAGTCGAATGTATAGCCCAATTTTCCAAAACGGCTCTGCATAACTGCGTGCCATTTTGTCTTTGCGTATGCGGGGCATTATACCTCCTTTCCCCCTATAATTACGAGTTAATTATACCATTTTCGCCCCGTAATCACAAGGTCTTACCCATAGAGTTAGGGAAAGTCGGCGGTTATTTCAGACTTAAAAAGTAATCGCACAATGATTGCTTTAGCGTTCTATCCTCTGCGACAAACCGTATTCTTACGGGCGTATCGCCGCAAAGAAAACAATACGGATTGACGATCTGCTCCAAGTAGCTTTGCATTTTTTTTGCTGCTGGCAAAGAACTGTCAATATGGATATTACGAATATCAACCAAAGTGCTGCGGTCAACCTGTGTAATATCAACATTTCTCATTTGTTGAAGTTGTAACTTGGTAATCATCTTCTTTCCCTCCCGGTTAGCGGCATAGTACAGAATATGCGCTCCGGCTTGTACGATATGAGAAATAAGGCTGAAACGGGCGGTTGTTAGCTGCAACCTCACGGGAGTTTCACCCCGGCCCATGCTTATGGGTGCGCCGCGCAATACTTTGAGGGTGTTCAACGCGGGAGTATCATTGTGCCGCCTTGTATGTCGTCGCCCACAAGCTGCTAAACCTGTTTTACGGCGCGGTAGTTGTCGCTCGACTTTTCCCCGTAGGGGAAAAGCTGTCATGGCGTACCCGCCGACTGGCTCGGTACAGACGGAATGTACCCGTTTGCCTGTTATGCTGCGCACCAAAGGCCGCTTTCTTTGTCAAAGAACAATAGGCTTTGTCGGCCTGCAAAAGCACATCAACAGCGGATATGCTTTTGCGGAACGACAAATAGCCCATAACGGGAAGCGTGGAAAGGGGACACGCTCCCCGCATGGGCTAAAAGATTATCCTACATGAAAAGCAAGGGTGCGGGTAATAAGGCGCACTTGCAGCCTGTTACGCATTTCCTCGTCCACATAGGAATAGGTATTGCCCGCGTCGTCTTTCAGCGTGCGGGTACAAAGTTTCGCTATGTAACCCTCGTAGTGCTTCAAGATCGCGCACATGGCGGTTGTGTCGCCGTTTGCCGCTGCGGAAATGACAGGGAACGGCAACAGATTTTCAGACTTCCTAACGGTATTCATCATCTGCTTTTCCCTCCAAATACTGTTTGATTTTCGCAAGCGCGGATTTCCTGTGCCGGAAAACCGTCGTGCGTACAACATTCAGCAGTTCGCCAATTTCCGCGTCGCTCATATCCAAGAAGTAGGACAAAAGGATAATGTCGCGTTTCCTTTCGGGCAAAGCGTTAAGGGCTTCGGCAAGCAGTTCATTTTTGACGAGTACATCAAAGCCGGACACTTGAAAACGGAAATAATCGCTTTCGTATTCGTCCGTTGTGAAAAGCTGCGCGAGTTCGCTTTCGCTCAAATCCGAAAAAGTAACTTCGCGTGCTGCGCGTTTCGCAAGAGTGCGGCGGTGGCTTTTCGCTTCGCCGACCAAAGTTTTCTTTGCTAATGCGTCGTACTGATGTTGTATTCTTTCCTTGTCGGAAGAAGATAGCTCCATAGAGTTCACCTCCTTCCCGCGTGGAGTAGAGGACGGGAGTTAAGGGCTTGTCCTCTCTGCCCCTTTCGCTCCGTACCCGTTCGGGAGATGGCTCTTGAGTGCGCTTTTCAGAAAAAAGTTGAAAAAAGCAAAATGCGCCCGTCCGCAAGACGCGGACGGGCGCAAAGGAAATGTAAGCAGTAGCTAAATGTATTGACAGTTCACATTCATAGCCGGAATATCCCGCTTGCGGAGCATAGCTTTTTTTGACCGCAAAGCATTAGGCGGGTTACAGTAAATAAAAATTGGTGTGGTATAAAAAAAGTTGACAGTTTATTCTCAAGGATTTCATAATAGAATCATGAGAATAAGGAGGTATTCAAAGTGGCACGTAAATATGACCATGAATACAAAGTACAGGCAGCAAAGCTTGCCAAAGAAATCGGTGGCGCTAAGGCTGCTAAAGAATTAGGAATCCCTGAAGGAACCATCCATACTTGGCTGAAAGCTGTAAGGGCCGGTAAGTTAGATATCGGGGAAGGTTCCCAGACCCCTGCCAGTGCAATGAGCCTGTCAGAAGAGATTACTATGCTGCGTAAGCGGGTGAAGGAGCAGGATAAAGAAATTCGCCGTTTGAAGGAAGAAAACGAATTTCTGGAGGAAGCCAGCGCTTTTTTCGCCGCCAGCCGTCGGAAGTCAGCAAAAACCAGAGAATGATATTTCTGGCTTTGAAAACAGAGGACGGCAGGATTACCGGAAAAATCTCATTTTATTGCCGGATGCTTGGTATCAGCCGGCAAGGTTTCTATAAATATCTTGCGAATAAAGACCGTCCTTGGAAGTACCAGGACTTGGCGGATGCCATGAAAGAAATCATCAACGAGGACGAATGTAACGATACTTACGGACGGATCCGGATGTATCAGGCACTGTTGCTGAAACAGCCGGAGGGAGTCCATATCCCAAGTGAGCGGACTGTATACCGGGTTATGGATCAAATCGGTCTGAGTCATCGGCCAAGGAGAAAACCGAATGGACTCACAAAGGCAGACCGGGAAGCCATGAAATCGGATGATCTGCTGAAGCGGGATTTCCATTCCGATGTCCCATTAGAAAAGTGCATTACAGATATCACAGAGATCCCGGCTTCCAATGGAAAACTGTATGTATCTGCGATTTTCGATTGCTTTGATCTTAGCGTCCTCGGTCTGGCAATGGAAACAAACATGAAAGCAGATTTGTGTATCCGAACACTGGAAAACGCCCTGACTGCTTATCCCACGCTGGAAGGTGCTGTTATCCACAGTGACCGTGGGACACAGTATACCAGCGAAGTCTATCGTCAAGCTATCCAGAAATACCATATCCAGCAAAGCATGAACAGTGCGGGAGGGCGCTGCCATGATAATGCACGCTGCGAGAGTATGTGGGCCAGAATGAAGACAGAGCTCCTTTATGACCGTTATGATACAAAGCAGATGACGGTAGAGGAATTAAAGGTACTCATTTGGAGATACTTCCTCAGCTACTGGAATAACCGGAGGATCTGCTCTGCCAATGGAGGGGTTCCTCCCATGGTAAAACGTAGGCAGTATTATGAGACTTTGGAGCTGGTGGCATAGTCAGTGATATCCTTGAGAAAAATGTGTCAACTAATCTTGACAATATCAAATGGACACGGCGATACCTCCCCGATACCGCCGTATCCTTAAAAAAGGGCGACTTTAATACACTACCCGCAATCCATTCTATAATAGGGAACAGCGGCTTTTGCGCAATATTAAATAAAAAAGCCGATAACACATAGGTTTTTTGACCTAATGCGTTATCGGCTCTGCGTCTATGCGTCTGGCACTTTTAATCATTTTTTTTTGAATTTATTATATGTGTTAGCTAACTGTCCACAAGCCGCGTTAATCTCTCTGCCATGAGAAACTCTCATAGTAACTTCAAGTCCTGCTTGCTCTAATTGATGTTTGAATGCAACTATTTCCCGTTTCTGTGGTGCTTTAATTCTTGAATTGCTTGTTGGGTTGTATTGTAACACGTTAATCATAACTTTTTTGCCCCGAAACCATTTTGCAAGTTGTCTTACATCTGAGGGCCGGTCATTTATACCCGGTAAAAGCAAATACGCAAAGACAATTTTGCGATTATGCCTTTCAGAATAGGATAAGGCTTGCTTAACAACATCTTCAATAGCATATATGCGCATGTGAGGAATAATACGATTTCTTGCAGATTGTGTTGCTGCGTGTAAAGATATTGTCAACTGAATTTTAAGATGTTCCTCGCGCAATTTTTTTAATTGATCGACCGGACCAACTGTTGA
Protein-coding sequences here:
- a CDS encoding recombinase family protein, whose protein sequence is MPRIRKDKMARSYAEPFWKIGLYIRLSREDDNEDESESVINQEKILRDFVDSYFEPGTYVIVDVFADDGLTGTDTARPNFKRLEGCIVRKEVNCMIIKSLARGFRNLADQQKFLEEFIPINGARFICTGTPFIDTYANPHSASGLEVPIRGMFNEQFAATTSEEIRKTFKMKRERGEFIGAFAPYGYKKDPNDKNSLIVDEEAAEVVKSIYHWFVNEGYSKMGIAKRLNQMGEPNPEAYKKKKGFKYNNPNSDKNDGLWSASTIVRILQNEVYTGVMVQGRNRVISYKVHKQINVPEEEWFVVPNTHEAIIDRETFEKAQALHKRDTRTAPGKQEVYLMSGFVRCADCKKAMRRKTARDIAYYSCRSYTDKKICSKHSIRQDKLENAVLAALQMQIALVDRLAEEIERINNAPVINRESKRLSHSLKQAEKQLKQYNDASDSLYLDWKSGEITKEEYRRLKGKIAEQIQQLEANISYLKEEMQVMADGIGTDDPYLTAFLKYKNIQSLNRGIMVELVKAVWVHENGEITVDFNFADEYQRIIDYIENNHNVIRVIENKAI
- a CDS encoding helix-turn-helix domain-containing protein, with translation MMNTVRKSENLLPFPVISAAANGDTTAMCAILKHYEGYIAKLCTRTLKDDAGNTYSYVDEEMRNRLQVRLITRTLAFHVG
- a CDS encoding sigma-70 family RNA polymerase sigma factor, which translates into the protein MELSSSDKERIQHQYDALAKKTLVGEAKSHRRTLAKRAAREVTFSDLSESELAQLFTTDEYESDYFRFQVSGFDVLVKNELLAEALNALPERKRDIILLSYFLDMSDAEIGELLNVVRTTVFRHRKSALAKIKQYLEGKADDEYR
- a CDS encoding transposase translates to MARKYDHEYKVQAAKLAKEIGGAKAAKELGIPEGTIHTWLKAVRAGKLDIGEGSQTPASAMSLSEEITMLRKRVKEQDKEIRRLKEENEFLEEASAFFAASRRKSAKTRE
- a CDS encoding IS3 family transposase, which encodes MIFLALKTEDGRITGKISFYCRMLGISRQGFYKYLANKDRPWKYQDLADAMKEIINEDECNDTYGRIRMYQALLLKQPEGVHIPSERTVYRVMDQIGLSHRPRRKPNGLTKADREAMKSDDLLKRDFHSDVPLEKCITDITEIPASNGKLYVSAIFDCFDLSVLGLAMETNMKADLCIRTLENALTAYPTLEGAVIHSDRGTQYTSEVYRQAIQKYHIQQSMNSAGGRCHDNARCESMWARMKTELLYDRYDTKQMTVEELKVLIWRYFLSYWNNRRICSANGGVPPMVKRRQYYETLELVA